CGCAACAGACCGAAGCGCAGGGTGGCCACGCTGTGTAGACACTTCCTGGCCTTCAATGATATACACATAATGCCTCAGTATGTACTTTGCATCAAAGTGCAGCTCACGAATGGTGTCGGTGCGGTGAAGAATGAGCTCCTGCACGCGTCGCCGTTCTTCATATTTAGGGACTCCGAAGAGCGAGAGCGTGGTCTGACATTTCAATCTACTGTATACGGTTATGCAACCCACTATACAACAGTAGTTCTTTCGCCGAAGTGTGCTCATCCTGTGCCAAGTCGCCGAGTTACGAGACAAACCATTACACATATGCGAGGGCCGTCTGCACGCGTAGATATCGTGCAGACGGCATCGTTTGACGGAAGGGAGGAACCGCAATTCATGGCAAAGCAGTAATTATATTGTATTCGTTTTTTACCTACCTGGTACAAAAATCAATTAGAGAGAAAATTACGAAATAAACACAAGCACGACGGCGTGTTCAGGAGACGGCGgcgcgtcgagcagacgacacCTGGGCGCCACCGTAACCACCAACGTTACAAGATGTTGGTAACCACACCGTAACCACCATAGGTAGGCGTGGTTCCGCCGGGCCATCGAGGCACCGGATTGACCGGAACGTCAGaaggcgactgcagcgccgccgcaaattTCAATGTTTTTTGCTTCACTCTCGCCGCTTGTCAGGGACTCCGCTGGACCCAACGTTTATAGcggtttatagatctataaacgttggctgGACCCACTTCCCcaatctagtacactctagtaaTAGGCGATTAGAggtttggtggaagaaaagtagggaaacaacaaaaaacggagtcgtacaaaagcacagttcgaaataggggatcagaaaattttggtggggtagttcatagtgttttttttctcttttttattgtttaacctaggtagggcattaggcagtatacTGAATAGCAAgggcttagtagcgcaacccaccgccccgcttCAAAGaaaacgctcataacatccatccacttATCCTATAAAAGtttcccatagagtttctcactacattacctagagggaaatctggcgctgctgcgctgtggtatgcatgggaatgctggtatattgtggattcggattggcatcgttctcgtagagacaggacaccttgaagacgcgcttggcaagtaccgttccgtctgtcacaatgattcattttctgctaGAACAGCAAGTGAAAacctgttttagctttattattacacgaaaacatgttttgtttaactatgagaacttgttattacgTGTACGATTATataatacgtaaaaagtatcagcgagccgctaaagttggaggacagacgacaaggttcgcgctcgctttgaaacagttggtcgtctgttcttgcttttcttcgcttggtcatgcctcgtgggtgagtaaagatgtaatatgcgtgaatggaaacattttatggagATATTACTTTGAGAACGTgctatttgcgtagccatatccacgttttagacgaagcctcttacaacaccagccaacacgagcctcgcagacacatatcccgtcattcccatgacggcacggtgcccccttaagaaactcccatagacggtggcgccagattaccctctaggtgttatagtgagaaactctatgaagTTTCCTaaggcaatgcctcctttactagatgcatagagtttcctacaaaattgtaGGAAACTCGAtgactagatgccagccgcgttgctcgctttcccattgtggCGGCGGTTCctttagttgaagttagttcagcataaattccgtgaggcggcgctcgttgccttttcaactttcggcggatgtggcagcggcggctgaatgctccgcgggcgctttatgtgcgcgggcgtctgttagcgagcgttattGCGGGCCTCCGAGATGGCGACACCATGGTAATCTCgaaggccgcagcacgtgatctaggttgcagacgtctgccacaagcggcgctcgttgccttttcgcggaggagagaaaagggagagggccaggaaccgagtttacggacaacgcggctggcatctagtcaAGGAGGCAGGGGCCATGGCAGCAGGTTTTCGGGGCACGCAgcaggcatctttttaaaggaggcgttggtTCAAACACGCCGCAGCCATCTTTATTCCGTAgtattgtacgaaactctatgctTTATTATATGCCGCAGCCATGGCCGCAGCAATGGACCCTGTGCCACCCGTTCCACAGACGCAGCGTGATGTCGGGCTGCTTGGCAAAGTGGCAATCGCAGTGACTGGCTGCAGCGCCGTGGGCATCCTCGCAGTCGCCGCGCCATTTTTATATCCTGCATTTCGCAAAATCTGCCTGCCGTACGTGCCGGCTACCGACGCTCAAGTGCGCAACCTATCGTTCCTGCTGCAGCGCAGGCGGCGTACCTCCGCCCTGATCGACCTGGGGAGTGGCGACGGCAGGATCGTCCTCGAGGCCGCCAAGCTGGGATTCGCACCTTGCGTCGGTGTGGAGTTGAACCCCTGGCTTGTTGCGTACTCGAGGGTGCGAGCGCTCGGAACAACGAGCGCGCGCTTTGTGCGAGCCGACCTGTGGGACTTCACCCTGACGCCGTTCGACAACGTCGTTATTTTCGGTGTTGAACAGATGATGGCCCCGCTGGAGCGAAAACTTGTGCACCAACTCAGGCCTGGAAGCTGGGTGCTGGCATGCAGATTTCCTTTGCCAACTCTCAAGCCAGACGACGCTTacggcactggtgtcgacacggTGTGGCTTTACTGCATGGGAACTGATCGCTCCACTTTGCAGGACATCGGAATGTGTTCACCTTAAGTGTAACAAAACCTGATCAGCGCGTCACCTACGGGCGCGGCTGCCGGATTAAGCAGGAGTTGCTCCAGTCTTAATGGCGCCCTTCAAAGTTAGTGTTTCTGTATATGCTCCCAAGCATATGCTTCTGCATATGCCGACTGCATATGCAGAAGCATATGCAGTCGGCATGCAGCGCTCATGTCCAATCGATGGGTTTTGAACAGTAGCATGCCAGGCTGAGCTCATGTGATTTCCCTAGTAATTTTAATACATGTTTGCTTCTGTTTAGAGCTGCATTGAAAAATTTGTCATATATTCGAGAAGTGTGTTTAAAGAATTGCTGCCATCTTCTAAGTACTATGTGATACGACGTTGCCACTGTGTCTGCTGTGGCCTTTGAAACACCCAAGCTATGGTGGCTTGAGGAGCAGCTGTGCCACCCAGGCGATGCCCGACTGAGCGTAGTTCACCAGTTCTCCACATCATGACGCAAAAATGGTGCTCCTGTAAGTAGAACGGTGCTCCTGCACGCGTCGTCGTCCATATGCAGGGAAGAGTACAATGTCGACAATACGTGTGTTTGAGGATATCGCTGCCACTGATTTCAGCTTTAATCTGCGCATCAAATACCGTTATGAGAAGTGCATGCAGAGTTGTATGGGAAATTCTGCTATCTTTAGAGAACATGAAGTGCTGAATTATTTTTCTAGGTTCTCTGCAACATGCTCTGCAAGAATCTCTCACTGCAGTTTTAGTGGTTTTGAACAAGTGCGGAGTTATTTTGAAGTTTTAAACTGTGAATGAAAGCTAGCTTTTTTGTGTAGATGATGCATCAAAGTATTGTCTGAATCAAATAAATTATGAGGTTCAGCGACCAGAAGCAATTAACACaagggctatgagagacgccacAGTGGGGGACTCCACATTACTTTTTGACCACTTGAGGATCTTGATCGCTggcctaaacctaagcacacaagCATTTTTCATTCCGAACCAATCAATGCAGCCGTTATGGCAGGTAAACAAGCCCACGGCCTTAAGCAACACAATAACTTCCAATCCATGAATCCTGGTGGGTAAGAATTCCGTTTGGAGCTAGGATGTCACACTTTGTGCAGAATTTACAGCTCACTAGTAATGAAGTCTTGTTGTCATTTGCCTGTCCGAAAGcttagtgaaatatttttacaacCATTTATGCCATAGCTGGCAACATTTTGTCTATTTCAGCAACAATCGAACTTGCCTGTCCTGCAGAGTTGTGGGGTGCGGCCAATTCCTCAAATGTAAATTCACACGTTTCCAATTGAACTTTATTGAGGGTGTTGTTAGAAACTAATCTCGTGCAGAAAAAATGCAGCAGCTATGGAACATCCCACTAGCAGATCCAGTGGCTGAGCATGAGGCAACACATACGCGATGACAAGCTCCGCAAGCGCTGGCAAAGAAGTCTTGACATTGCAATTTGTGCAGAGTTAATTTGCAGCTTGTTGCTGTATTTCTCCTAGTGTGATTACAGTCCCAAATAATCTTTGCTCTTCTTTTCTAGGGCATCATATTATTGCCTCCTAGGTAAACTTACATAGGTGAAATCGCATTTAGGAAACTGTTCCTAAAAGTGTCCTTCACCCACAAGCGGTTGGTGCTGAGAACAATACTGTTTTAGGCTCCCCTAACCTGAAGTTCAGAGCGAAGAAATAAGTGTGCATGCTGATATTCTTTGAGGCAGAAATGCTGCCACTATTTTGTGCGAACTCCTCTTATTCGGTCTCGGGGATGAGTTTCCGCTAACCATGCTGCTCACCTTTTCGTCGTAGAGGACTCGACATCCTTTAGCTACTTTCAGACACTCAATAATAGAGACCCGTATCTCCTCATTTCCTCAAACTGATGGCTACAGAGGACAGTTTTTCACTCTGCAAGCTTTATTTATTGTGTGCCATCTGCCACAAGTACCAGATGACATGTCTCACAGTTGTGCTGGGTGCAGCGCTTGTTTTGCATCATGATGTGAAGAAGTGGTGAACTGCGCTCCAGACAGGTCTGTCGGCACACCTACTGATCTAGCCATCATGCCCACACTTCGGAAGATCATGTCTTATGATTACGTCTCTCAGTTCCGCCCTGAAAGCTTCCCCCGGCCGCAGGATATAGTTCAGGTCGCTACACAGATATATCCTCAGAAAGCAAAGCTGCCAAGATCATTCCGAACATTACCTGAACCGATCCTTGCCTACTTGGATTACCTTGACAGATTCTGAAGGCAGTACAATGTCTCACAACATCAACGTAGTCCCAGGTACAGCGAGGAAAGAACTAGGGAAATCACAAAGACAGTGCAGTGTGAACATAGCTTCTTGAAGTGCTAGCTGCCACGAGGGAAGATTTGGAGAAACAAGCACGCTCTCGCTTTTATAAGCAACTTGTTGCTATGTGCCGTCAGGGTAGTGGTAAGGTTGGCTATTTGCACGTTCCAGTCCTGTGTTTGTGGCCTAAAGGAAACTGCCGTGCACATGTTCTCGTTATGCAGTGTGACGCACGCACCAGTCTCCTCTAATAGCTTGTTGACATGGTATGTATGCGTGAGAGTGTGGTATAACGTATCATCCACAGCTTCGATTGGCAGCTAGACAAGCAACAGTCACATGGCCTGTCACTATCGCGGAACGAGACAAATATAAGCTGGCGTCCGGAAGCTTCCTGTTGGGGCACGACACTGCATCAAGGATGGAGCACTTACCGCTCAAGCTATTTCAGGTCACCCTTTCCCTGCATGCATCAGCTGCCACGTTCAGCACTGGTACACCTATTCATCTCCCGCCACTGAACACATCCAAAGCACCGACAAATCCACCACCTTTAGAACGCATCCACAGCTTCGATTGGCAACTTAGACAAGCAACGGTCACATGGCCTGTCACTATCACGGAACGAGACAGATATAAGCTGACGTCCGGAGGCTTCCTGTTGGGGCATGACACTGCATCAAGGATGGAGCACTTACCACTCATGTTATTTCAGGTTAGTTGCCTTTAAAATTCTACCTGCCTTGCAAGCAGTTACCTGCCTTGCAAGCAATTTACGAGACAAACTAAGGATACTACACTCCCACTGTGAAGACACCGAAAACCGAATGCGAAGATCAAATTTGGTTTTCGTCGGTATTTCTGATGATGCTTCAGAGTCACGGTCTTCTGCTGAGGAAAAGGTTATAGCACTCTGCACGAATCATCTTGGTATCAACCCGCAATCTTCACAAATTGAACGTGCCCACTGCCTCGGCCAGTATCATTATGAAAAACGTAGGCCTATCAAAGCTAAATTTACCTCCTTTAAAGACAGGCAACGTGTTTTCGAAGAGGACTATAAATTCAAGGAAACTGGTTTTGCCGTGCGTGAAGATTTTTCACTTCAAACACGCATTGCCAGAAAAAATCTTGACTATGCTAAATCTAAAAAGATGCCATTCAAGCTTAACGTTGATAAGTTGAGGATTGTTAAACAGGTATACATGTATGATTCTGCTTCAAACACTGTGACACAGTCTTCCAGATAGCTCAACTGCCCCCCGGCAACACGTCCACAGGATATTAGTACACAAGCTTCAAATGCTTGCAGGAGAAGTGTCATTCACTAATATTCGTAGCATTCTCGCCAAGCGCACTGAACTGTGCTCTCACTTGGAAAGCAATGGTACTGACATCCTATTATTAACAGAAAGTTGGCTTAATTCAGACGGTGCTGATCATGAAGTTATATTTGACACTGAAGATTTACCGGAATGATCGGACCAATAGAAGGGGTGGTGGTGTCCTAGTCGCCATTACAAAACTAATAGAACATTTTCATGCTAATGTTTCCTCCCCACTGGAAATCTTGTGGGTTTGTACTCCTTCACAGGCGCACTAGTGCCTACTTGGGGTATGTTACAAAGCGCCAGATCATACGAGCTCGTTCATTTCAGACTTGACCGATAACCTTAGTGCAATTAAACGGAAATTCCAAACAGCTCATATCTTCCTTTTGGGTGACTTCAACTATCCTGACATCGACTGGAAAAACCCGACGTCCCATTCTACCGACTCTGATGAATTCATAGAGCTTAGTCTAGATTTCTCATTTTTCCAGATAGTAAATCAACCTACCCGCGGTGATAACTTGGATTTCATTCTTACGACTGCTCCCGAGTTTGTCAGCCCAGTGCCTTTTAATGAAGGATTTAGTGACCATCTGCTTCTCGAATTCACAATTACTGTCTTTTTATCAGCATACCACAAGGCCCAAACAAATCTTAGATTATAAAAAGGAAGACTATGATGCCATTTACCTTGGTTTAGAAAGCTTTTGCCACACATATATTCCTACTTTTTCTTGCAGACTGTTCAATGAAAACTGGACTTAAAGAAAAATTAACAGAGCTTGTTCATTCTTACATACCGCGAATTTCCTTCCGGGTTAATATATCGAAGCCTTTGTTTCACAGGTCTTTGCGCAAGCTAAAGAACAATAATAAATGGTTATTTAATGAAGCTAAACAATAAACAATTAAGAACCCCACAATCGCGGCTTAACCATAAAGCAGCTGATCAAAAATACTGTCATGCTGTACGCAAAGCTAAACGCACGTTCTATTTACGTGATCTTCAATCTGTTATCAAGAATAACCCGTCAAAATTCTGGAAGACCATATCACCGAAAAACAGGGATGCTAATATATTACTTCAAGACGACATCGGGGCACCCATAAGCAAACAAGAGTGTCCATTTGTTTTTAACACTTTCTTTAGATCTGTCTTTACTCATGAAGACCATTCCAGTATCCCACAGCTAACCGATGTCCTCTGTCAGTACATGGAACCTATAAACCTAACTGCTACTGGTATTGCATCTTTAATCAATAACCTAAACTTATCAACTTGCTGTGGCATTCACAGCATAAATTCTAAAATACTTAAGAACACCGTAAATCATTCCAGCGTTATCCTCTGTAACATATTCGAGCAATCATTGTCTACCGGGGAAATACCTGATGATTGGAAAATCGCTAAAGTTTAAAGCTGGTGATAGAAATCATGTCAGTAACTATCGCCCGATATCTCTAACCTGTATCGcatgcaaacttcttgagcacatcGTCGCATCAGGCATCGCACATTACCTTGAATGCAATAACTTCTTTTTCCCaaaccagcatggatttaggGAGGGATATTTGTGTGACATGCAGTTAACAGAATTTACCAGTGAACTTTTTTTCTAACATGGATGAAGGTTTCCAGACTGACTGCATTTTTGTGGCCTACTCCAAGGCGTTTGATCGTGTTCCACACTCCCGCTTAATAGCTAAACTATCGTCGTTGCACTTACATTCTTCAACGATCTCATGGTTGCGTAATTTCCTGTCATTTCGTAAGCAGTTCACCGTTGTTGACGGATATTCATCCGATTTAA
This Dermacentor albipictus isolate Rhodes 1998 colony chromosome 1, USDA_Dalb.pri_finalv2, whole genome shotgun sequence DNA region includes the following protein-coding sequences:
- the LOC139054466 gene encoding ATP synthase subunit C lysine N-methyltransferase, which gives rise to MAAAMDPVPPVPQTQRDVGLLGKVAIAVTGCSAVGILAVAAPFLYPAFRKICLPYVPATDAQVRNLSFLLQRRRRTSALIDLGSGDGRIVLEAAKLGFAPCVGVELNPWLVAYSRVRALGTTSARFVRADLWDFTLTPFDNVVIFGVEQMMAPLERKLVHQLRPGSWVLACRFPLPTLKPDDAYGTGVDTVWLYCMGTDRSTLQDIGMCSP